A stretch of Endozoicomonas sp. SCSIO W0465 DNA encodes these proteins:
- a CDS encoding DUF4116 domain-containing protein yields the protein MLGAAADPKLEQSYREEITALDQQLALLQAKVEQTLADVTRPFLSEGELPASGSDFQQWRASCQLLKDLLQRLESVNSVQRIESVHELILWLHKCFIARLWPVATASGQGTVSRLFTTKFSGAHYDCFHIIDFSTSQEAPLFDSTCYDALRQFSADSATVLNMPECTRLSIQLQAHACTIDLLEQADSGKQRTFRLCYSEPLTGPSKELRRAKLQRVCFLTQTLSQYQKNNGFDAPEVHFNEQTGQVLFEFTHLPARKDLQRMFVDILSVLKKLANVDFFLESLNLDESQTQWNMAAIRERLNNPAFSATNQFALEHIYWCFAYKERESLISRCTHDRTIRHLVEAALIFSHPSTCTSEIEALLEDQPETDRNTLLWHWLLSDPGKAKPLVEQSVNWLADETMALRLVSQNGHILEHLAPEIRNRRAVVFAAIKSHPEVIAKAPESFRNDLEMMNYALANAVDPEGLIALIGAELRSNPVLFRQLLTTAVENKASALSSDAITAYLEQNPEFYKELVLLAIERAKDVFYPIYRNACRINLLKNDPLYRKLALAMVSQESCEDNLKYLSDWKHDQEVVYTAVGYEPLALKFAGPEFQADKALVKEAVGKMGRVLEFASEELRDDKEIVLAAVRNNGSALKYASERLRADPIIVSAALKNTAYALKFAAEPFKQAPYYLRLAVHHHDSKQTIRAYLDEVQRGNKELLTIAVSIDPNSFEYASHGLRDDEALAQLAVQGNGILLEFASCTLRGHKPTVRLAVQHNGLALEYASWDLRDNEDLVRLAVQNYGMALEFASERLRNNPEVVKLALQQNPSALQFASDACRNDPELVGMALELDGNVLRYVGRSLQNEPWVITAAVNSIGAVAVRHIQQSIARESLAVEFVASPSETADTEDCGSVSSTDTATEDNPSVDTPDDIVQTCTQNDICYEDLFSESFLAEIKILCDKSTVKDIPKAEGGTKPVYLPESCPQIVLKHINKINAQARLDQKQKVREVLSQLECSHLVVPKAIACNDFLVEERLPINIDIYHNLRCYLSEPELFDEPVREMVRLSSKFFMQNILTGIPFSLKFRYLDGVRYYPKYENLPLYSVKENGLKQGRIGLIDLEAFFHEESSGQTLPYLARIFPLHEDIIRDEADRLGLPYDEDELSMAFSQGNKCLKAGYSDHADWLKSKGITSEYMNWSFDISQKSSDGLNNIIQQELILMNQGKSVVYTRNVIENPRGGFLTGEAISSAKMLTDKIAPMIIANLKQVMSEYIYQNTSGKIFTDITEDQMIFLRSPIAKISRYYQGIEDVLDSSPCFHLNNIKSGELSSIAEQLTHSALSHLVTCKEILYYSQKVYDGIEKYYSPYSKRCWLGY from the coding sequence ATGCTGGGCGCAGCCGCAGATCCGAAACTGGAGCAGTCATATCGTGAGGAGATAACAGCGCTTGATCAGCAACTGGCGTTGCTGCAGGCAAAGGTTGAACAAACACTGGCCGATGTCACCAGGCCATTCCTGTCTGAAGGGGAGTTACCTGCCTCGGGTTCGGATTTTCAACAATGGCGGGCCAGTTGTCAGTTACTGAAAGACCTCCTGCAACGGCTTGAGTCGGTCAATTCTGTACAGCGCATCGAGAGTGTCCATGAACTGATTCTATGGTTGCACAAATGTTTTATTGCCAGGCTCTGGCCCGTGGCCACCGCTTCCGGGCAGGGTACCGTGAGCAGACTGTTTACCACCAAGTTTTCTGGAGCACATTATGACTGTTTTCATATTATTGACTTTTCAACGTCTCAGGAAGCGCCATTATTCGACAGCACCTGCTATGACGCACTCAGACAATTTTCTGCCGACAGCGCGACCGTTCTCAACATGCCAGAGTGTACCCGGTTATCGATCCAGCTCCAGGCTCATGCCTGTACCATCGATCTGTTGGAACAGGCCGACAGTGGCAAACAACGGACCTTTCGGTTGTGTTATTCGGAGCCATTGACCGGGCCATCGAAAGAACTCCGACGTGCAAAGTTGCAGCGAGTGTGTTTTTTGACGCAAACACTGTCTCAATATCAGAAAAATAACGGTTTTGATGCCCCGGAAGTCCATTTCAATGAACAGACAGGTCAGGTCCTTTTTGAATTCACTCACCTTCCTGCCAGAAAAGATCTGCAGCGGATGTTTGTGGACATTCTGAGTGTATTAAAAAAGTTGGCCAATGTGGACTTTTTTTTGGAGTCATTAAATCTGGATGAAAGTCAGACACAATGGAATATGGCCGCGATCAGGGAACGGCTGAATAATCCTGCTTTCTCTGCGACCAATCAATTCGCCCTGGAGCATATTTACTGGTGCTTTGCTTACAAGGAGAGAGAATCACTGATTAGCCGCTGCACCCACGATAGGACAATCCGCCACCTGGTTGAAGCGGCACTGATCTTTTCCCACCCTTCCACTTGCACCAGTGAAATTGAAGCCTTGCTGGAAGATCAACCGGAAACAGACAGAAATACATTACTTTGGCATTGGTTACTTTCTGATCCAGGCAAAGCCAAGCCTCTGGTTGAGCAATCTGTTAACTGGTTAGCTGACGAGACAATGGCCCTGCGTCTGGTGTCCCAAAATGGCCACATCCTCGAACACCTTGCTCCTGAAATCCGCAACCGGCGAGCCGTTGTTTTTGCTGCCATCAAAAGCCATCCCGAAGTCATTGCCAAAGCGCCGGAATCCTTTAGAAACGATTTGGAAATGATGAATTATGCGTTGGCAAATGCAGTAGATCCTGAAGGCTTGATTGCTCTAATCGGGGCAGAACTGAGGTCAAATCCTGTGCTTTTCCGTCAGTTGTTAACCACAGCGGTTGAAAACAAAGCATCTGCTCTTTCCTCTGACGCTATCACCGCATATCTGGAACAGAATCCCGAATTTTATAAAGAGCTTGTTCTGTTGGCCATAGAGCGAGCAAAAGACGTTTTCTACCCAATATACCGCAACGCTTGCAGGATAAACCTGCTTAAGAACGATCCTCTTTATCGAAAACTGGCCTTAGCGATGGTGTCACAAGAATCTTGTGAGGATAATCTGAAATATTTGTCGGATTGGAAGCACGATCAGGAGGTCGTGTATACGGCGGTTGGCTATGAACCCTTGGCATTGAAATTTGCCGGACCTGAATTTCAAGCGGATAAAGCATTAGTCAAAGAAGCTGTCGGGAAGATGGGGAGAGTTCTGGAATTTGCCAGTGAAGAACTCAGGGATGATAAAGAGATTGTACTGGCAGCCGTCAGAAATAATGGCTCTGCCCTGAAATACGCCAGTGAACGATTAAGGGCTGATCCGATCATTGTTTCCGCAGCGCTGAAAAATACGGCCTATGCCTTGAAGTTTGCTGCTGAGCCATTTAAACAGGCCCCCTATTACCTTCGACTGGCTGTTCATCATCATGATTCTAAACAAACTATTCGCGCTTATCTTGATGAGGTACAGCGTGGCAATAAGGAATTATTAACCATTGCCGTGTCAATAGACCCCAATAGCTTTGAATACGCCAGTCATGGACTAAGAGATGATGAAGCATTGGCGCAGCTGGCGGTGCAAGGTAACGGTATACTGCTCGAGTTTGCCAGTTGCACGCTGCGTGGTCATAAGCCTACTGTCCGGCTAGCCGTGCAACATAATGGTTTGGCACTTGAGTATGCCAGCTGGGACTTACGGGACAATGAAGATCTGGTCAGGCTGGCAGTACAAAATTACGGTATGGCGCTGGAGTTTGCCAGTGAACGGCTCAGAAATAATCCGGAAGTAGTCAAACTTGCCCTGCAACAAAATCCGTCGGCGCTCCAGTTTGCCAGTGATGCCTGTCGCAATGATCCAGAACTGGTCGGCATGGCTTTGGAGCTTGATGGCAATGTCCTGCGGTACGTTGGACGTTCATTACAAAACGAGCCCTGGGTCATTACTGCAGCTGTTAATAGTATCGGGGCTGTTGCTGTAAGGCATATTCAACAATCCATTGCCCGGGAGTCCCTGGCGGTTGAATTTGTCGCATCCCCCTCGGAAACAGCAGACACTGAAGACTGTGGTAGTGTTTCTTCAACAGATACGGCCACTGAAGATAACCCATCCGTTGATACTCCCGACGACATTGTTCAAACATGCACACAAAACGACATTTGTTATGAAGATCTTTTCTCTGAATCTTTTCTGGCAGAAATAAAAATATTGTGTGACAAGAGTACTGTGAAAGATATACCGAAAGCTGAAGGTGGCACTAAACCTGTTTATCTTCCTGAATCCTGTCCGCAAATAGTGTTAAAACACATTAATAAAATAAATGCACAAGCCAGGTTAGATCAAAAGCAGAAAGTCAGGGAGGTGCTTAGTCAATTGGAATGTTCACACCTGGTGGTTCCAAAAGCGATTGCCTGCAATGACTTTCTGGTAGAAGAGAGATTACCAATAAATATTGACATCTATCATAATTTACGTTGTTACTTATCAGAACCGGAATTATTTGATGAGCCAGTCCGGGAAATGGTGAGACTTTCATCTAAATTTTTTATGCAAAATATACTGACTGGCATTCCCTTTTCCCTCAAATTTAGATATTTAGACGGTGTCAGGTATTATCCAAAATATGAAAATCTACCTCTTTATTCAGTAAAAGAGAATGGCTTAAAACAAGGCAGGATAGGGCTGATTGATCTTGAAGCTTTCTTTCATGAAGAAAGCAGTGGCCAAACCCTGCCATATTTGGCAAGAATATTCCCACTCCATGAGGATATCATTCGGGATGAGGCTGACCGTTTAGGGTTACCATACGATGAAGATGAACTGAGTATGGCTTTTTCTCAAGGTAACAAGTGTCTCAAAGCCGGGTATTCTGATCATGCTGATTGGTTAAAATCAAAAGGCATTACCAGTGAATATATGAATTGGTCCTTTGATATCAGCCAAAAATCGTCAGATGGTTTGAATAATATAATTCAACAAGAGTTAATTCTTATGAATCAAGGGAAGAGTGTCGTTTATACACGAAATGTTATTGAAAATCCCAGGGGAGGTTTTTTGACCGGAGAGGCGATCTCTTCAGCAAAAATGCTCACTGACAAAATAGCACCGATGATTATCGCTAATTTAAAGCAAGTAATGAGTGAGTATATTTATCAAAACACATCTGGCAAGATTTTTACTGACATCACAGAAGATCAAATGATTTTTTTAAGATCACCCATTGCCAAAATCTCACGTTATTACCAAGGTATTGAAGATGTTCTTGATTCTTCTCCTTGTTTTCATCTCAATAACATTAAATCGGGTGAACTGTCCTCCATTGCAGAGCAGTTAACCCATAGTGCATTGAGTCACCTGGTGACTTGTAAAGAGATACTGTATTACAGCCAGAAAGTGTACGATGGTATTGAAAAATACTATTCGCCCTACTCAAAACGTTGCTGGCTTGGCTATTGA
- the mutL gene encoding DNA mismatch repair endonuclease MutL has product MKPIRLLDNRLANQIAAGEVVERPASVVKELLENSIDAGAGRLTVEVENGGVKLIRIRDDGHGIPQEELALALSRHATSKISELEDLEGVATLGFRGEALASISSVSRLTLTSNVAEQESGWQARVEGRDMEAQVMPAPHPVGTTIEVKDLFFNTPARRKFLRTEKTEFSHLEEVVKRLALSRFDVGFTLRHNQRSVHQLRPAVTQAEKDRRVAALCSPKFIEHAVIIDVAASGLKLYGWVGLPTFSRASADLQYFFVNGRVIRDKLVAHAVRQAYRDVLYSGRHPTFVLYLELDPAMVDVNVHPTKHEVRFRDGRTVHNFLFSTLNRALGEVRPEDQLPPTVLTSPPQPRASGVDAGEFQGQETIHLSAAPASSGTGYSASERSGGGGSYDCRPALSEVPSSGQVKRQIEAYSQLYATAAEPLNASQARAVGDDAVQESGVAFLATVPAQPLPENDALAPPLGYAIAQLKGIYILAENDQGMILVDMHAAHERITYERMKQSYQEQGIRAQPLLVPKSVSVSEREADCAEENSEYFSRLGLTLERMGPETLLVRQIPVMLQNADVDKLLRDVLSDLMQHGTSDRIEAHINEILATMACHGSVRANRKLSIEEMNALLRDMEQTERSGQCNHGRPTWTMLTMDQLDKLFLRGR; this is encoded by the coding sequence ATGAAACCCATTCGTCTCCTTGATAATCGACTGGCTAACCAGATTGCCGCCGGCGAGGTGGTGGAACGCCCTGCGTCTGTAGTGAAGGAACTGCTGGAAAACAGCATTGATGCCGGGGCCGGGCGCCTGACGGTTGAGGTGGAAAACGGAGGTGTTAAATTGATCCGTATCCGCGATGATGGCCACGGTATACCTCAGGAGGAGTTAGCCCTGGCGCTCTCCCGTCACGCGACCAGTAAGATATCCGAACTGGAAGATTTGGAAGGTGTCGCCACCCTTGGATTTCGTGGCGAGGCCCTTGCCTCCATCAGCTCGGTTTCCAGACTGACCCTGACGTCGAATGTTGCAGAGCAGGAGTCCGGCTGGCAAGCCAGGGTGGAAGGCCGGGATATGGAAGCGCAGGTGATGCCCGCACCGCACCCGGTGGGGACCACCATCGAAGTCAAAGACCTGTTCTTTAATACACCGGCCCGGCGCAAATTTCTCCGTACCGAAAAAACCGAGTTTTCTCACCTTGAAGAGGTGGTTAAGCGCCTGGCCCTGTCCCGCTTTGATGTGGGCTTTACCCTGCGCCATAACCAGCGCAGTGTCCATCAGCTTCGTCCAGCGGTGACACAGGCGGAAAAAGATCGCCGGGTCGCTGCACTTTGCAGCCCTAAATTTATTGAACATGCGGTCATTATTGATGTTGCGGCCTCTGGCCTGAAACTGTATGGCTGGGTGGGGCTGCCCACTTTCTCCAGGGCCAGTGCTGACCTGCAATATTTCTTTGTGAACGGCCGGGTTATTCGGGATAAACTGGTGGCTCACGCCGTTCGTCAGGCTTACCGTGATGTACTCTACAGTGGGCGTCATCCGACATTTGTTCTCTACCTTGAATTAGATCCGGCCATGGTGGATGTCAATGTTCATCCCACCAAGCATGAAGTCCGTTTCCGTGATGGCCGAACGGTCCATAACTTTCTGTTCAGCACATTAAATCGTGCCCTGGGCGAAGTTCGCCCGGAAGATCAGTTGCCTCCCACGGTATTGACCAGTCCGCCTCAACCCCGGGCATCGGGTGTTGATGCCGGTGAGTTTCAGGGGCAGGAAACCATTCACCTCTCTGCGGCTCCTGCATCTTCCGGTACCGGTTACTCTGCCAGTGAACGCTCAGGCGGTGGTGGCAGCTATGATTGTCGTCCTGCTTTATCAGAAGTACCTTCTTCCGGGCAGGTTAAGCGACAGATAGAAGCCTATAGTCAGTTATATGCCACCGCTGCTGAGCCATTGAATGCAAGCCAGGCCAGGGCGGTGGGTGATGATGCTGTACAGGAATCCGGTGTAGCATTTTTAGCGACGGTGCCTGCTCAGCCGTTGCCGGAAAACGATGCTCTGGCACCGCCTTTGGGCTATGCCATTGCCCAGCTGAAAGGGATCTATATTCTTGCTGAAAATGACCAGGGGATGATTCTGGTGGACATGCACGCGGCTCATGAGCGGATTACCTATGAGCGCATGAAGCAGTCCTATCAGGAGCAGGGGATTCGAGCTCAACCACTATTGGTACCTAAATCCGTATCGGTCAGTGAGCGTGAGGCAGACTGCGCAGAGGAAAACAGTGAGTACTTTTCCCGTTTGGGCCTGACGCTGGAACGGATGGGGCCGGAAACCCTGCTGGTACGCCAGATACCCGTAATGCTGCAAAATGCCGATGTTGATAAATTGTTGAGGGATGTACTGTCCGATTTGATGCAACACGGTACCAGCGACCGGATTGAAGCTCATATCAATGAAATCCTGGCCACCATGGCTTGTCATGGCTCGGTGCGAGCGAACCGAAAGCTATCCATTGAAGAGATGAATGCCCTGCTCCGGGATATGGAACAGACGGAGCGCAGTGGACAATGCAACCATGGTCGTCCAACCTGGACCATGCTCACCATGGACCAATTGGATAAGTTGTTTTTGCGAGGGCGTTAG
- a CDS encoding type II toxin-antitoxin system PemK/MazF family toxin, translating to MKRGDIVTVSIKGDYGKPRPALIIQSNLFPDHPSITILPITGELRDVPLFRYTLFESKDNGLNKTSQVMIDKITTIKADNIGKTIGSLSQQELTEVTRLMALWLGMA from the coding sequence ATGAAGCGGGGCGACATCGTTACCGTCTCAATCAAGGGAGACTATGGCAAACCAAGGCCTGCCTTAATCATCCAGTCCAACCTGTTTCCGGATCACCCTTCGATAACTATCCTGCCAATCACAGGAGAGTTGAGGGATGTACCCCTATTCCGCTACACCCTGTTTGAAAGTAAAGACAACGGACTCAACAAAACCTCCCAGGTGATGATCGATAAAATCACCACGATAAAAGCCGACAACATCGGCAAAACCATCGGCTCACTGAGTCAACAAGAACTGACAGAAGTCACCCGACTGATGGCGTTATGGTTGGGAATGGCCTGA
- a CDS encoding ankyrin repeat domain-containing protein has protein sequence MKIDDNEFDNRMATACLSGNIKKVNELLSIRPAGIHRFQKYSGMSTALHPLHLAAIKNNSELINKLCKYPEIDINVRNHAGQTPLMLATANNNLEAMKVLLNHPGTDINVRNNAGQTPLWISIAKNNVQAVEILLNHGAEIKKHPKKLYESLLYAAIAGDKELYEKIDEQRNPAILELLLNRGANANKTLGSEGITPLQVAAHFGDIKSIDILVKHGADVRKKNDDGATPMHLAAFANNIEVVKRLLQHGATLEEDRGTIDGAFIFKRQDPWKKFEISDLGCLKDRSDEGFKRTAALRFYEAGLGRLGRPLSFLKNEDHGALRAIEQEQIMLRKQQLSKQHNNQSGPTSCRLF, from the coding sequence GTGAAAATAGATGACAATGAATTCGATAACCGAATGGCAACAGCTTGCTTATCGGGTAATATAAAAAAGGTTAATGAGCTGCTGAGCATTCGCCCTGCAGGGATACACCGTTTTCAAAAGTATTCAGGCATGTCAACCGCTTTGCACCCACTACACTTGGCGGCCATAAAGAATAATAGTGAGCTTATTAACAAACTGTGCAAATATCCTGAGATTGATATCAATGTCCGTAACCATGCTGGACAGACTCCCCTTATGCTGGCAACCGCTAATAATAATCTCGAGGCTATGAAAGTATTATTGAATCATCCCGGGACTGATATCAATGTTCGCAATAATGCTGGACAGACTCCCCTTTGGATTAGCATTGCCAAGAATAATGTACAAGCAGTGGAAATATTGTTGAATCATGGAGCTGAAATTAAAAAACATCCTAAGAAACTCTATGAATCCTTACTTTATGCTGCCATTGCTGGCGATAAAGAACTTTATGAAAAAATTGACGAGCAGCGAAATCCTGCAATACTTGAGCTGTTATTGAACAGGGGCGCTAACGCAAATAAAACACTCGGTTCCGAAGGCATAACTCCACTTCAAGTGGCTGCTCATTTTGGAGACATTAAGAGCATTGATATCTTAGTTAAACATGGCGCAGATGTAAGAAAAAAAAATGACGATGGTGCTACTCCAATGCATCTTGCAGCTTTCGCTAATAACATCGAAGTTGTTAAGAGATTATTACAACATGGTGCAACACTGGAAGAGGACAGAGGGACTATTGACGGCGCATTTATCTTCAAACGCCAAGATCCATGGAAAAAATTTGAAATAAGTGATCTGGGTTGTTTAAAAGATCGAAGTGACGAAGGTTTTAAACGTACCGCAGCCTTACGATTTTATGAAGCTGGACTTGGCCGTCTAGGTCGACCATTATCTTTTCTGAAAAATGAAGATCATGGGGCGTTAAGGGCAATAGAGCAGGAACAAATAATGCTGAGAAAACAGCAATTGTCAAAACAACACAATAATCAATCCGGCCCGACCAGCTGTCGGCTATTTTAA
- a CDS encoding PEP/pyruvate-binding domain-containing protein: MQGMRFILSNLRVRCKIYRKTIFQRFSRWDKELNTGIAIMLSTQPDVNSLCDPGSCSTRLPDTGAAGIANPDTPVSGVPDIQAFSLKRKCQATESNATVTLGCADRKINAIPLKIRRCSESQLDVHSQNIPSREGLGGKGMFLTLMQNAGLPVPPFRCIKTDTVQALENVQLDVRPLLATLKDGHEFPDETASLAAMKRWIARMDPSEQQQRWLEALYSFVAGPDCYQQIRALPIADTLRTVYEDLRTGLTPPDSPVIVRSSGVAEDSFGNAQAGKYESVVHGQADIVATCLQVLASAYRPAVFSQQATQGMSIILQQCIPCRVVGGHELSWH, encoded by the coding sequence ATGCAAGGGATGCGTTTCATTCTTTCGAATCTGAGGGTGAGGTGCAAGATTTATCGAAAAACTATCTTCCAGAGGTTTAGCCGTTGGGATAAAGAACTAAATACAGGGATTGCAATCATGTTGAGTACACAGCCAGATGTTAATAGCCTCTGCGACCCAGGCTCTTGTTCCACCCGTTTGCCTGACACCGGAGCTGCTGGCATCGCCAATCCTGACACTCCGGTATCCGGCGTTCCAGATATCCAAGCTTTTTCTTTAAAAAGAAAGTGCCAGGCTACCGAGAGCAATGCGACGGTAACGCTTGGCTGTGCCGACCGAAAAATCAATGCAATACCATTAAAAATCAGACGCTGTAGCGAATCGCAGTTGGACGTCCATTCCCAAAATATCCCAAGCCGGGAAGGGTTGGGTGGGAAAGGGATGTTCCTGACCCTGATGCAGAACGCAGGATTACCCGTTCCGCCGTTTCGCTGCATTAAGACGGACACCGTGCAGGCGCTTGAAAATGTTCAGCTTGATGTCCGCCCATTACTGGCGACGCTGAAGGATGGCCATGAGTTTCCCGATGAAACAGCCAGTCTGGCGGCCATGAAACGGTGGATAGCCAGAATGGACCCATCGGAACAACAGCAGCGTTGGCTTGAAGCACTCTATTCATTTGTTGCCGGGCCGGATTGTTATCAGCAAATACGGGCACTTCCCATTGCCGACACCCTGCGCACGGTTTATGAGGATTTGCGCACCGGCCTGACACCACCCGATAGCCCGGTTATCGTGCGCAGCTCCGGCGTGGCTGAGGACTCGTTTGGTAACGCCCAGGCCGGCAAGTACGAATCAGTGGTGCATGGCCAGGCAGATATTGTAGCCACCTGTCTTCAGGTACTCGCTTCGGCCTACCGTCCTGCTGTGTTTTCCCAACAGGCCACTCAAGGCATGTCAATCATTCTGCAACAGTGCATTCCATGCCGTGTGGTGGGTGGCCATGAGTTATCGTGGCATTGA
- a CDS encoding antitoxin MazE family protein, whose product MSTNASQPKTTRERVESHREALRQAGLRPLQIWVPDTRVKGFDLECQRQSAMLKSDKLERDTMDWIEQTSDDEGWA is encoded by the coding sequence ATGTCTACCAATGCCAGCCAACCAAAAACCACAAGGGAACGTGTAGAAAGCCACAGAGAAGCACTGCGTCAGGCCGGTTTGCGCCCTTTGCAGATTTGGGTTCCAGATACGCGGGTCAAGGGCTTCGATCTGGAGTGTCAGCGACAATCAGCCATGCTCAAATCTGATAAACTGGAACGTGACACCATGGACTGGATTGAACAAACCAGCGACGATGAGGGCTGGGCATGA
- a CDS encoding PEP/pyruvate-binding domain-containing protein has translation MSYRGIEDSTLVIEYGPGQPKAVVSGNTVSPPCYEIKRNGKQWEAVFNPGSPDGGFVLRANEQGGYVEEWTTFDGNTEALPLGKDTLDSLVQGGKKLEDALMSPVDFEFAIDQDNRVWFLQVRPITRLPGGSQFSIASPSRYLDQGTPVSDGCGSGLALATDRPSRQLSA, from the coding sequence ATGAGTTATCGTGGCATTGAGGACAGCACGTTAGTGATTGAGTATGGACCGGGGCAACCCAAGGCGGTGGTGTCCGGCAACACGGTATCACCCCCATGTTATGAGATCAAGCGTAACGGCAAGCAGTGGGAGGCGGTCTTCAACCCCGGAAGTCCTGATGGTGGATTCGTGTTGCGCGCCAATGAACAGGGTGGCTATGTTGAAGAGTGGACCACCTTTGACGGTAACACTGAAGCGCTGCCCCTTGGCAAAGACACTCTGGACAGTCTGGTTCAGGGAGGGAAAAAACTGGAAGATGCGCTGATGTCGCCGGTGGATTTTGAATTTGCCATTGATCAGGATAACCGGGTCTGGTTTCTGCAGGTGCGCCCGATTACCCGTCTGCCCGGCGGCAGCCAGTTTTCCATCGCCTCTCCTTCCCGCTATCTGGATCAGGGAACCCCGGTCAGTGACGGTTGTGGCTCAGGGTTGGCGCTGGCCACCGATCGTCCATCACGACAGCTGTCTGCCTGA
- a CDS encoding DUF6364 family protein, with protein MNKLTLTVDPEVVRQAKAYAAKQQKSLSKLVENYLKSLPRTETSQAPPLTGAVAELAGIISEKELEDAKGYSDFLQDTYQ; from the coding sequence ATGAACAAATTAACCCTGACGGTTGATCCTGAAGTGGTAAGGCAAGCTAAAGCCTACGCCGCAAAGCAGCAGAAAAGCTTGTCAAAGCTGGTGGAGAATTATTTGAAAAGCTTACCCCGTACAGAAACTTCTCAGGCACCACCACTCACGGGTGCAGTCGCCGAGCTGGCAGGAATTATTAGCGAAAAAGAGCTGGAAGATGCCAAAGGCTATAGCGATTTTCTGCAGGACACATACCAATGA